The Ovis canadensis isolate MfBH-ARS-UI-01 breed Bighorn chromosome 24, ARS-UI_OviCan_v2, whole genome shotgun sequence DNA window TGCCTGTCTGCGAAGCTCCCCCCAAGCAAGCTGAGAAGACCGGCTGCCTGGCCTGCATGTCCCCCGGGGACAGTGGCGGGCCCGGCACATGTGGACTCTGTAAGGCGCTTCATCTGCTCAAGAGGAAGCCTAGAGCGCTAGCGATGCCAAAACCCACGTCTGAGTGCAGGACTCAGCTGGCCCCTGCCCTgcgggagggcagggcagccagGACTCGGGAGACAGAGGCAGCACAGACAGCGGGGCAGGGAGAGGCCTGGCCCGGAGAGGCAGCGTCCGGGCCCGCACCTGCCAGTGCCCAAGACACACACTCCCAACACGCTCTAGGGTCAGGGGACGGATCTGGAGTCAGGCTCCAGCAAAGAAAATCCCAGAACCTCATAGCTTCCCTGGTGAAACTGCTGAGCTAGGACCACCTGCCCGTTAAGTGCCAGAGCCAGAACAGACACTGCAGGGAAAGAAAGCTACAAACCAACATCCCTCATGAACACTGACGCAAACGCCTCAGCAGGACACTCGCAGACCCAGAGCGGCAGCTGGGGAAAGGCTCAGCGCCACGGCCAGGCGGGCTCTGCTCCTGGAGTGGAGGGAGGCTCCACATGTGGAAACCAGTCAGTGACACAGCCTGACAGGTGAAGGGAAACCAATGGTCATCAATGGCTACAGACAAAGCACTTGACAAAGCCAAGACTTTCATGAACACACTCAGAAAGGAAACCATCTCACGCCAGGATGTGATGAAAGCCAGACGTGGGCCACAGCAGCCACCACAGCGGTGACAGGCTTGGAGCTCCTGCCCTGAAACCAAAGGGTCGCTGCCCCACTCCTGCTCAACACGGCCACTGCGCGGCCCACTCACACGCGGGCTTGTTTCCTATGCTCACACTGCAGCTGGCTGAGCCCATGAACAGCCGGCCAACTCTAAGTTACACACCAGTTTTCGGCTGCTCAGGGAATCAACACCCCAACCTCTCCAcgtgttcaagggtcaactgaacTTGAggttctagccagagcaattaggcaagaaaataaaaggaattacaaattgaaaagaagtaaaattatctgtcTGCAAGTGGTATGATTTTACATGTAAAAATTTCCAAAGAGTATAAACAGAAAcaattctatttacaatagcatcaaaaagaataaaacagttaACTAGCTGAACCAAGAAGGTGAAAGATTTCACGACAGAAAGTATAAAGCATTTCTGAAAGATACGTAGGTGAAGACACATCCCATATTCCTAGACaaaaagacttaatattgttcaAATGTCAATACTACCTAAAGCTGTCAACAGACTGAATGAAATCTCAAATCCCCGAAACATTTTTTGTGGAAATAAAAAAACCCATCCTAAATTTCACATGGACTCTCAAGGGACTcaaacagccaaaacaatcttgaacaAAACTAAGGTCTTGGACTTTTTCATCTGAAAACTTACTCTAAAGCTACAGGCAtcgaggctgggcttcccaggcggctagtggtaaagaacccgcctgccaacgcaggagacgcaggttcgacccctgggtcagaagatcccctggaggaggaaacggcgaTCCGCTCCGGTGTgcctgcctgcagaatcccgcggaggagcctggcgggcaaggAACAGCCCACTGGGGCGCAGAGACAGACACGCCCTAGAAACCAAACAGACCAGGGCGGCCGAGCGGAAGACACGCGCCAGCCAGTGGGAGAGCGAGCCCAGAAAGGGTCCCTCACATCTGCGGCAAAAGGCTTTGGACAAGCGGGATGCGCCCACTCGGTGGGGAAAGGGCAGTCCTTCAACACgcggtgctggggaaactggagacCCGCACACCCAGGAACCAAGCCGACGGCCGCGCGAGCAAGCACCACGTCAAAGGTCCCCTCAGACCGGACCAAGGACCACATGGAGGCCTCAGCCAGCAAAACTCTTAAACCACAGGGCAAACGCTTCGCGACGCTGAGCTTGGAAATGACTCCAAAGGCACCAGCAACGAAGAGCAGCAGAAAACAGGGTGGAAATTTAACGTTCGTGTCAAAAGACGCTCCAGGCTCGCGCGACGGGCGGCAGAGGCCAGCGCGGCGCCGTAAAGCGTCACCCTCCAGCGCGACGCCGTAAAGCGTCACCCTCCAGCGCGACGCCGTAAAGCGTCACCCTCCAATTAAGAATCTCAGACAGACTCCAGGGAGTAAAACGGTGCCGAGGAAGGGGAGGCGAGAACAGGCGGACAGAGGTCTTCAGGGCAGCACCACAGTAACGGCGTGTGCACGCTACCGGGCGCCTGTCCGAACTCACAGACACCAGAGTGACGCTGGCGTCCTCAGCCCCGGGTGGTGAGGCCGTCCGAGCAGGGGCGTCCTGACAGGTGGACCCGCTGCAGGCGGGGAGGCTGCGCCGGCGGCGGAGGGGCACTGGTGGGAAACCTCCCTACCTTCCTCTTGGTCTTGCTTGGACGtaaaactgcttaaaaaaaaagccaacccacagaatgggggCAGATAGTCGCAGCTCATGCGTCTGGTAAGGACTTGGTAGCCAGTACAGATTCAGAGCTAGGGAAACGACATGAACCAGCGGCCGACGAGCACACGGAAGAGGGGTGCTCGGTCCCTGAGCAAACACGCGGCAGCCCCGGCAGCGCGGGTCCGGCGCCCCCGCGCCCCGACGCCGCCGCCAGCAGCCGGCAGCAAGTGCTGGCGGCAGGCGGACGTGCAGGCCCCGGACCCTCCGCCCCGCCGGCGGCCGTGCAGAGCGGAGCAGCCGCCGTGGGCGGAGGGCGCGTGCTCAGCAATCGCACAGGCCCAGCCAGAAGCACTGAAAGCAAGACCTCACGGAGACGGCTGGCACAGCCACGCTCACAGCGGGCCAAGGGGGAGAACCCACGCGCCTGCTGATGACGGGCAGGTCAACAAGACGCGGTCCACGCGCGCGACGGGCCACACGCCGCCTCAGAGAGGAAGGGAGTCACGGCACCGGCCGCAGCCAGCACCGGACAGGCACCGACTCCACCAGGTGAGGCCCCGGGGGGCGCCAGGCTCGCAGGGACCGAGAGGAGGGCTGGGGCTCGGCCAGGACCAGTGCCCACTGCAGCCTCACGGCCCCACGGCACGGCTGAGGTGGGCAGCGGCATCTAACGTGTGTTTTACCACAAAGCACAGCCGGCTTTGACTCTGCGGTCAACAGACAGGAGCCCCGGGGAGAGCATTCACCGGGGGCAACAGGCCCTACCGCTCTGCTCGGGAGGCGGAGGGCCGGGGCTCCCAGGGGGGCGGGGAGATGGGCCAGCACCCCCCCCTGCCAACGTCGGGCCCCGGACGCACTCGGCTCTGAGCCGCACCCACGGACCCCCACCCGTGAGCCCCCTCACCTAGCAAGCCTCCGTAGGATGACGTCTGCTTGGGCGGCACACCGAAGAAGAGCTGTCCTATCCTGTCGAGGTACTGTGGGGGGCGGGCACTGAGCTGGGCCGCGCCCGGAAGCGTCTCCCCAGCgtctcccccagccccccagcttCTCCCACCGCCCCCCAGCGTCTCCCCAGCTTCTCCCCAGCGTCTCCCCAGCTTCTCCCCCAGCgtctcccccagccccccagcttCTCCCACCGCCCCCCAGCGTCTCCCCAttccctcttctccccaccccccacgcccATGCAGCTTCTTTCCACACAGCCCTCTCCGGCCCTCACCTCGTTGTACATGGGGTCCCGCCGCAGGGATGGCTGGTACTGCTCACACAGCACCGTGAACACCGTGAGCTTccccctggagcaggaggagCCAGCACACTGAGGCCGCGCAGGACCACGGGCATGGGGAGAGAAGCCACACGCCtccacacacgctcacacacagcctccacacacacacacagcctccacACACTCACACGCCTCCACACACAcgcctccacacacacacgcctccacacacacacgcctccacacacacacgcctccacacacacacacctccacacaCATGCTTCCACACATTCACACGCCTTCACACACTCACACGGCTGCACACACacgcctccacacacacacagcctccacacacacacacgcctccacACACATGCTTCCACACATTCACACGCCTTCACACACTCACACGGCTGCACAAACacgcctccacacacacacacgcctccacACTCACATGCCTCCACACATTCACACGCCTCCACACACTCACacggctgcacacacacacacctccacacacacacatgcctccacacacacacacacctccacacacacacatgcctccacacacacacacgcctccacacactcacacgcctccacacacacacatgcctccacacacacacacgcctccacACTCACATGCCTCCACACATGCCTCCACACATTCACACGCCTCCACACACTCACACGGCTGCACACACACGCCTCCACACACAAacgcctccacacacacacatgcctccacagacacacacagcctccacacacacacagcctccacACATTCACACGGCTGCACACACTCACGCCTCCACACACTCACACGCCTCCACAGacgcctccacacacacacacgcctccacacacacacacgcctccacACTCACAcgcctccacacacacacgcgcCTCCACACTCACATGCCTCCACACACAGcctccacacacacacgcctccacACACTCACACGCCTCCACACAGACGCCTCCACACACacgcctccacacacacacatgcctccaCACAcagcctccacacacacacatgcctccacacacacacatgcctccacacacacacgcctccacACACacgcctccacacacacacacacgcctccacacacacacacgcctccacacactcacacgcctccacacacacacagcctccacACACAGACGCCTCCACACACTCACACGCCTCCACAGacgcctccacacacacacacgcctccacacacacacacgcctccacacacacacacgcctccacacacacacagcctccacACACATGCTTCCACACACTCACacgcctccacacacacacagcctccacacacacacgcctccacACACTCACACGCCTCCACACAGacgcctccacacacacacacgcctccacacacacacacgcctccacACACACGCCTCTGCACACCTCCAGCGCCTTCTCACAAGCACACGCTTCTACGCACACTCACCCGTCCACGGCCAGCAGCAGAAACCAGATGAAGTTGAGCAGGGGCTGCACGAAAGGAGGCCCGCTCTCGATGGACGGGTGTTTCTGTGTGTACGTCGTGAACACCACCGAGgcgctgcttttgttttttaaacagagaaacctggaaatAAGAAACGTCCCAATCAGTGGTTGCACACATcctcaggaggaggagatgggggccCACAACCCTGCTCCGCCCACCTAAGGTGCCTGCCAGGCCCAGCGCAGGGAGCTGGGGTTGACAGCGTGGGGACTACCTCCAGAGGGCGCCCGGCCAAGGTCAGCAGAGGGGAGCAGCAGCTCCCTGAGCCCGAGTGCCTGCCTGCCCTGCCGGCGAGCACTTGGGCCGGATGCTGCCCAGCGCTGGCCTCCTCCCTGTGGAGGACGTGTCTGTGGCCAGATTTCAGCGCAGCGTGGGCCCACAACACAgccagatggacagggaagggcaGAGGCCGCAGGGGACATCAGCACCACGCGCCAAGCTGGGGTCAGGGCGCTCCGGATGGTGAACTGGTTTTGTTCTTGGAGTCCAGATTCGgcaacaagtggtgctggtggGGTTCCGAAGCTCCCTGTCCCCCAGCTCACGAGACACGGCCCGGCCCGAGGCCTGGCCGCCGACCCAAGTCCTCTCTGGGAAGGTGGACCTCATTCACAGCAGCGGCGTATCCGCTGGGGGGAGAGGCCGGGCCCCAGTCACCTTGCGTGAGCTCCCCACCATGTGGGCCTGACGCGGTGCTCCCGCCTCCAGCGACTCTGCTGTACCACAACGTTCTTAGAATAAATTGTCCAAACAACTCAAAAGAGAAGACTCAGCTGGGACAGAAGAGCGGGGACACAGAGCTGGGTGGGAAGCTGCGGGCGGCCCCCCATCACCGTGTCTGGACCAAGAGACGTCGGGAAGACAAGCCGCCTCTGAACAAGACCCGTGTCATACGGACACTTCACATCCCAGCGTGGCGCTGAAAATTCAGTGAATGCCTGTGTCCCACCAAAAGAGTAACTCCCTCCCAACCAGATGTGATGgataaataggaaaacaaaacgCACGGCAACAAAAAAGTAACTTAAGGCGTAAAAAGTACTTCTGTCAACAGAAGCGTCCAAGTTGACCTGAGGGCGGGCAGGTCTGGAGCCCCTGAAGGTCAGCGGTAGCGTCATGCTTGGGGACGTGAGGCGTGTGTGGGATGCCAAGTGACTTCAGACCTGTGCTTGCGTGAGGTTCGGCCAGAGGCCAGCCTGGGGCCCCGGGACACCACACGCGAGGAGGGGGCAGCAGGCGGGTACCTACTGGAGGACGGCCTGGGCCACGAACATGTCCGCCTCGCTGCGGAAGCCGCGGGCCGTGGAGTACTCCACCAGCATGTTGGCGCAGCCCTCGCCGTCGCTCGAGTGCAGGAAGTGGTACCGCGACTCGCCGTAGTTCTGTTCTGCGGGCGGAGCGCGGGGGGTGGGCGTGAGCGCGATGTGAGCACAGGGCCCTGTGGCGTCCGCGCACGCCACCTGCTCGGTGGACCCAGCAGAGGCCAGACTGCCCCCACCGTGGGGACAGCCGGGAGCAAGCCAGGAAGGCAGAACCTGAGGCCCCCGGGAGCGGAGCACGCAGGGTGGAGCCCAGGGGCCCTCTGCCCACGTCTGCCATCCTGACGAGGACCCAGGACCGGACGCGGGCTCTTTGGGGACCATCCGTCCTCTGCTGCTCGGCTCTTCTGAGCCTCTGACTCCACACTGGCTACTGCCCTCTGGGTGGGtaaccccagccccagcctgcccAGTTTCAGTAGAGGACTGGAGCTGTGAAGGGGCCCCCATCCCCCAACCCACCTTCCAGCCAACATCTCCCACCCAGAGCCACTCAGCTCCTACCCCAGTACCCCAGCCACTCAGTCCTACACTGGGATGCCTGGAGCTACTGTCCACCGTCACAGCTGGGGGTGCCAACGGTacccaaccccaaccccagacCACCCAGCAGCTACAGAGCTGGCAGGACACCCGGGATCGGTGGCACAGAGGCTGAGACCCAGCTACAGGGTAGGGACCCTGGGTCCTGCTCACCCGCCACACTGGgtccctctcctccaggggagtctCCACTGCTTCGGGTTAAGCCTTCTCCACCTTCCAGCCgttccccagcccagcccagccccaggtcACAGCCAGCTCCTGGCCGCCTCCAGCACCGAGCTAGTTCCGGGGTCTCCTCTCCCTCCAACCCCAAGAGCTTTCACAGCCTCCAGGTGAGAGGAGAAACCTGGCAAGTCTCCAGCGTCCTCCAGCCCCGGGCAAGCAGCTGCACGAGACCTCAGGGGGCCAGGGCTCCTACAGCCCTTTCACAGGACATTGGCCCCGCGCACACACCCCCGGGGGGTGCCCATCACAGGGGGGACCTGCAAACACCCCTCAGCATAGCCTCCCACGTGCGCAGGGTCCCGCCAACCTCACCCACCATCTGTGCTTGAGACCCTTAAAATACTCAGATCTTCAACTTCAAATCTTTAATATACGCGTACCAGAGATACACAGCTCCCAACCTCAGCAAGGTCTCTGCGCAGGCGCCAGCCGCACACACCCGGCTCCGCAGACTCGGGTAGGCTGGGCACGCAGGCGGACAAGGCGGCGCAGAGCGGCCTTCGGGCCCAGCCAACCTGCGGACAGAGCCCGGCCCGTGCGGACAGAGCCGGCCCGTGCGTCCAGAGCAAAGCGGCTTCTAGCCGAAGCCTTCTGAACCGCCACAGGCCGGGGCGGACAAGGCCGCCCATCGGTGCGGTGTGACGGCCCCTACCCGTGGCCGCCATGTGTCCACCCGGCCTGAGGACTGCCGCAGCGCTGATGGGTCGGCGAGGCCCCGCCCGCGGTTGCCCATTTAGAAGAGAGCGGTGGGTGCAGACGGGCCGGTGGGGGTGGCGGATGCAGAGCCCAGCGCCCGCGGCCACCCGAACACACCTACCTTTCCACAGGGTGAGGGCCAGCAGCTGGTGGAGCCGGGGGTGGCCCAGCTTCCCTGACCCACCGCTGGACCACTTGAGGGCTCGGGACACGAACGCCACTCGCTCCGGGGAGTTGGGGTCCATCAGGCTGAACAGCTTGGCCAGACTTTCTGCAAAACGACAGCACACAGGCCTGACCCGGAGGCACGCGCGCGGCTTCGGCTCTGAACCGGGCATCTACAAGACGCGAGCCCGCCACTCCCGGGGGCAGGCACCGTGGTGGGGCCCTGGGGCCACCCGACCGCTCGCCGCCCGCCTTCACCAGGCGCCTCCCCAGCGGGGCCCGCGAGCGGCGCGGGCAGGCGGGAAACGGGCTGCGGGTGTCCACAGCCACCCCCCCAGGGTCCGTGCAGGCCTCAGTGTGTGAGCACGCGAACGCGTGCGTGCAGATGTGAGTAcacgcgtgcgtgtgtgcgtgcgcggTGGGGCTCGGGCCGCCTCACCCAGCAGCTCGTCGGCCACCTCGACCTCTGCCTTCTCCAGCGACTCCAGGACAAGCATGGACAGGTCAGCGGCGCTGTTTTGCTGTAAAACGTTAGAGAGGCCGGTCAGTGGGAAGAGAGGCTCCTGCCAGTTTTCAGAAGGCGGGGAGGCTGGCCAGCGGCTCTGGCTGCCAGTTAAAAACCAGTGGCCGACCGCACCTAGGAAACAGTTCTGAGCACCGAGGCGGGACACGGGCATGCTAGGGCCGCCCTCCAGCCCTCTCCCTGGATGCTCTGCGCTGACGGCTCACCTGCCCGTGGCTGAAGAACAGCAGGGCTCCGGAGCACATGAGCTCGCGGGCCTCAGCGTGCTTGCTCTGGGCCATGTACCTGCGGGAGAGAGGGCAGGCCGTCAGGTTCCACCACACAGGCCCGCTAAGCTCGGCCACTCCCCACCCCCGTCTGGTGACCGCGTGTGGGCACCGTCTCCGACCACAGCAGCACCTTCCTGGTGCAGGGCAGGGGTCTCAGCAGAGGGACCAGGGAGGGGCTGAGGGCCACTTCCAGCTTCAGACACAGGTCTGACCGTgacaaaaggcaggggaaccTGGCCAGGACCACGCATCGGGGCCGATGGGCTGCGAGGCCGTCCCCTCCCCTGAATGCTTTCCACCGGGAAGGCATCTCTCTGGGGACAGGAGTTGGGAAAAGCTGGCTTCCCAACTGCAGGCGGACCTATGGGCAATGAGGCCCACACAGAATACAAAGGGTGCTTCCTCCACAACAAGCAAGACAGAGATCCAGGGTGGCAGGGTCAGGCCTGAGCTGAGCACAGGACACCAGGCCCACTGGCCACATGTTCCTCTCGGACAAACAGGCCCGAAACCCGTCTAGCCGGTCAGACCTGTGTTCCAGCCCAGACAAGCCGAGTGGGAGATGCGAGAGGTGCGCGGCCAGCAGGCGCGCAGGAGAGGCGACAGGGGAGCCCTGCTGCCCTCGGGCTCAGGCCGGGACCAACTACGGAAAAGGGCTTTTATGCACCCGGCTCGGGAGCAGCAGCCTCAGCCTCAGCGCACAGGGTGGgaccaggaggagacacccaCAGCCTGGGAAGCACCCAGGGCACCTGCGGGCGTGGGCCGGGCTTCTGGAAAAGCGAGCCCTTGCAGGCCACGGCACAGATGCTCACAGCGGGCTCTGCTTCACGCACACGACAGGCTCTGGATCCTCCCCCGAAGCACAGCTAGAGACAAGCACCTAAAAAGCCAGGGAGAGACCGGAGGCCCGAGAGGCAGACAGGCCGGGTTCCTGGGGCAGCAGCCCCGGTTCCCAGTGACCACAGCCACACAGTCCTGGCAGCCCTGCCCACGGGAGAACCGCCAGTGGCTGGAAACCCCCCAGCAGCGACAGGTGCCCCGAAGCCTGACGCGCTTTCTGCACGCCGCAGATGGACATGTCTGAGCCCTTCCTGTCCCGGCAGAGAGAAGGCTGAAGAGAGTGCCCGTAACACCTGGGACGGAGCTCGGCCGCCCTCGTCCTTGGAACCAGCAGCTCCTGCCCCCCTCGCGCAGCACACATCCTGTAAATCCAACCCAgttcctctccccctcctcaaGCTGCTGGGGGACACAGTGTAAGCGAATTAAAATAGCACAGATAGGTGAATTTATCCAACAGGTGACCGGATGAGACGATGCGGCCCCCGCACCCGCTGCCACTCAACAATAATTAACTAGTGACACGTGTAAGGGTGGGCCTCCGAACGGTCACGCTAAGGAAACTTGAGAAGTCAGATAAAAAGAGGACATGCTATACAATGCTACTTACACAAAATCCCAGAAAATGCAAACCCACGTATCATAACAGAGATCAGTGGACGCCTGGGGGCCAGGGGTGAAAAGTCATCTTAAAGGCAGAAGAGAAAGCTTTGGGGCATGAGGAGTATTTTCAGTACTTTGGTGATAATTTCTTGCGTGAATACATATGTCAAAACCCATCAAATTGTACATTTATATAAATGCTTAAAAGCACTTATAAAAAAGTCATTACAAGAGTGAGGCTGAATTCTTCGGAAGCTGCCAGCCACGAAGAGCTCTAAGCCAGGACTGCAACCGCAGGTCTGAGCACGGATGACGCCCTGCAGGCCGACTCAGCTGGGCCCTCTGGACGCCCACTAACGCCACCCTGCTTGGGTCCACAGCTGACCGTTCACTTCTCAGGAGTCCTGAACACGTGTAGGAGCCCCTCAAAGACCAAAGAGGAAGCCAAGACGTGGAGAAGAGGTTTAGCAAGTTGTCCTGGGTTACAGGTCACTGAGCAGAGGAGAAATGTGAATACAAGTCAAGGCAGGGCTGGTGGTCACCACAAAGCACACTTCGGGCACAGGGAGGCCA harbors:
- the GET4 gene encoding Golgi to ER traffic protein 4 homolog isoform X4 is translated as MYMAQSKHAEARELMCSGALLFFSHGQQNSAADLSMLVLESLEKAEVEVADELLESLAKLFSLMDPNSPERVAFVSRALKWSSGGSGKLGHPRLHQLLALTLWKEQNYGESRYHFLHSSDGEGCANMLVEYSTARGFRSEADMFVAQAVLQFLCLKNKSSASVVFTTYTQKHPSIESGPPFVQPLLNFIWFLLLAVDGGKLTVFTVLCEQYQPSLRRDPMYNEYLDRIGQLFFGVPPKQTSSYGGLLGNLLSSLMGSSEQEGEDSQDDSSPIELD
- the GET4 gene encoding Golgi to ER traffic protein 4 homolog isoform X2 encodes the protein MGRERRGEVRYMAQSKHAEARELMCSGALLFFSHGQQNSAADLSMLVLESLEKAEVEVADELLESLAKLFSLMDPNSPERVAFVSRALKWSSGGSGKLGHPRLHQLLALTLWKEQNYGESRYHFLHSSDGEGCANMLVEYSTARGFRSEADMFVAQAVLQFLCLKNKSSASVVFTTYTQKHPSIESGPPFVQPLLNFIWFLLLAVDGGKLTVFTVLCEQYQPSLRRDPMYNEYLDRIGQLFFGVPPKQTSSYGGLLGNLLSSLMGSSEQEGEDSQDDSSPIELD
- the GET4 gene encoding Golgi to ER traffic protein 4 homolog isoform X3, with product MAQSKHAEARELMCSGALLFFSHGQQNSAADLSMLVLESLEKAEVEVADELLESLAKLFSLMDPNSPERVAFVSRALKWSSGGSGKLGHPRLHQLLALTLWKEQNYGESRYHFLHSSDGEGCANMLVEYSTARGFRSEADMFVAQAVLQFLCLKNKSSASVVFTTYTQKHPSIESGPPFVQPLLNFIWFLLLAVDGGKLTVFTVLCEQYQPSLRRDPMYNEYLDRIGQLFFGVPPKQTSSYGGLLGNLLSSLMGSSEQEGEDSQDDSSPIELD
- the GET4 gene encoding Golgi to ER traffic protein 4 homolog isoform X1, with product MAAAAAMAEQESARNGARNRGGVQRVEGKLRASVEKGDYYEAHQMYRTLFFRYMAQSKHAEARELMCSGALLFFSHGQQNSAADLSMLVLESLEKAEVEVADELLESLAKLFSLMDPNSPERVAFVSRALKWSSGGSGKLGHPRLHQLLALTLWKEQNYGESRYHFLHSSDGEGCANMLVEYSTARGFRSEADMFVAQAVLQFLCLKNKSSASVVFTTYTQKHPSIESGPPFVQPLLNFIWFLLLAVDGGKLTVFTVLCEQYQPSLRRDPMYNEYLDRIGQLFFGVPPKQTSSYGGLLGNLLSSLMGSSEQEGEDSQDDSSPIELD